A genomic region of Sulfobacillus acidophilus DSM 10332 contains the following coding sequences:
- a CDS encoding protein translocase subunit yajC (PFAM: Preprotein translocase subunit~TIGRFAM: preprotein translocase, YajC subunit~COGs: COG1862 Preprotein translocase subunit YajC~InterPro IPR003849~KEGG: afn:Acfer_1524 preprotein translocase, YajC subunit~PFAM: YajC~SPTR: Preprotein translocase, YajC subunit;~TIGRFAM: YajC): protein MVHHTTGTSIYWVFFLLLIGMTGWMFWQQSRQQKTRKELQSSLKSGDRVVTIGGVIGTVRQVKDNQLVLEIAEGVRIHVLKSAIGSKYESNG from the coding sequence GTGGTGCATCATACGACAGGCACATCGATTTACTGGGTATTTTTTCTGTTGCTGATCGGGATGACGGGGTGGATGTTTTGGCAACAATCCCGTCAACAAAAGACGCGCAAGGAGCTGCAGTCAAGCTTAAAATCGGGGGACCGGGTGGTCACCATCGGCGGCGTGATTGGAACGGTGCGTCAGGTCAAAGACAATCAGCTGGTCCTGGAGATTGCCGAGGGTGTCCGCATTCACGTGTTGAAATCGGCGATTGGCAGTAAATACGAAAGCAACGGGTAA
- a CDS encoding Glutamate dehydrogenase (PFAM: Glutamate/Leucine/Phenylalanine/Valine dehydrogenase; Glu/Leu/Phe/Val dehydrogenase, dimerisation domain~COGs: COG0334 Glutamate dehydrogenase/leucine dehydrogenase~InterPro IPR006097:IPR006096~KEGG: cpo:COPRO5265_0158 NAD-specific glutamate dehydrogenase (NAD-GDH)~PFAM: Glutamate/phenylalanine/leucine/valine dehydrogenase, C-terminal; Glutamate/phenylalanine/leucine/valine dehydrogenase, dimerisation region~PRIAM: Glutamate dehydrogenase~SPTR: NAD-specific glutamate dehydrogenase (NAD-GDH)) — MADTSLNPYVRAQQSFKEAVETLGLEPAVYEILKQPMRTFEVAVPFIRDDGNLQVFTGYRVQHNDALGPTKGGLRFHPNVNLDEVKALAMWMTVKCALLELPYGGGKGGIACDVDQLSEREIERLSREYIRAINLVIGPDKDIPAPDVSTNPQIMAWMVDEYSRIRGENTFGLITGKPLVIGGSRGRVEATGRGLVFATRQLAKELGIEFEKARVAVQGFGNVGSVAAAISHELGATVVAVSDKDGGLYNAGGINIPDLLEYKRTHRALKGYPKAEPISNQELLELPVDILFPAALENQITADNAKNIRAKIVGEGANGPTTPEADAILFDKGVMVVPDVLGNAGGVTVSYFEWVQNQTRFYWSEEEVNHRLEEYMSRAMAEMHRMHERYGVTLRKAAYLVATERVASAMRVRGWLK, encoded by the coding sequence GTGGCGGATACGTCACTTAATCCGTATGTACGGGCCCAACAGAGCTTCAAAGAGGCCGTCGAAACCTTGGGGCTGGAACCTGCTGTTTATGAAATTTTAAAACAGCCCATGCGCACATTTGAAGTGGCGGTGCCCTTTATTCGGGATGACGGGAATTTGCAAGTATTCACCGGTTACCGAGTTCAACATAATGACGCGTTAGGTCCCACCAAAGGGGGTCTCCGGTTTCATCCGAATGTCAATTTGGACGAGGTTAAAGCCCTCGCCATGTGGATGACGGTGAAGTGTGCTTTGTTGGAGTTGCCGTACGGCGGAGGCAAAGGTGGGATTGCCTGTGACGTGGATCAGTTGTCCGAACGGGAGATTGAGCGTTTAAGCCGGGAATACATCCGGGCGATTAACCTGGTCATTGGGCCGGATAAAGATATTCCGGCGCCGGACGTGTCGACCAACCCGCAAATCATGGCGTGGATGGTAGACGAATATTCGCGTATTCGCGGGGAAAACACCTTTGGCTTGATTACCGGCAAGCCCCTGGTCATCGGCGGCTCCCGGGGACGCGTGGAAGCGACGGGCCGGGGCCTGGTCTTTGCGACCCGGCAGTTGGCCAAAGAACTGGGCATTGAATTCGAAAAGGCTCGCGTGGCCGTACAAGGGTTCGGCAATGTCGGGTCGGTGGCGGCCGCGATTTCCCATGAGTTAGGGGCGACGGTGGTTGCGGTATCCGATAAGGACGGAGGCCTCTATAACGCGGGGGGGATTAATATCCCCGATTTATTGGAATATAAAAGGACTCATCGGGCCCTCAAAGGCTATCCGAAAGCGGAGCCGATTTCGAATCAGGAGCTGTTGGAACTACCGGTCGATATCTTATTCCCGGCGGCACTGGAAAATCAAATCACCGCCGATAACGCCAAAAACATTCGCGCCAAAATCGTGGGCGAAGGGGCCAATGGGCCAACCACCCCCGAAGCCGACGCGATTTTGTTTGATAAAGGGGTTATGGTGGTACCCGACGTCTTGGGCAATGCCGGCGGTGTGACCGTTTCCTATTTTGAATGGGTGCAAAATCAGACCCGTTTTTATTGGTCGGAAGAAGAGGTTAACCATCGGTTGGAAGAGTATATGTCACGGGCCATGGCTGAAATGCACCGGATGCACGAGCGCTATGGGGTCACCCTTCGTAAAGCGGCCTATTTGGTGGCTACCGAGCGGGTGGCGTCGGCCATGCGGGTGCGAGGCTGGTTAAAATAG
- a CDS encoding methylmalonyl-CoA mutase, large subunit (PFAM: Methylmalonyl-CoA mutase~TIGRFAM: methylmalonyl-CoA mutase N-terminal domain~COGs: COG1884 Methylmalonyl-CoA mutase N-terminal domain/subunit~InterPro IPR006099:IPR006098~KEGG: sth:STH1186 methylmalonyl-CoA mutase N-terminal domain-containing protein~PFAM: Methylmalonyl-CoA mutase, alpha/beta chain, catalytic~PRIAM: Methylmalonyl-CoA mutase~SPTR: Methylmalonyl-CoA mutase, N-terminal domain;~TIGRFAM: Methylmalonyl-CoA mutase, alpha chain, catalytic), whose protein sequence is MDQRETLEKAYQAWKERVLEPFVHKSGGATDNRVETVSEIPVNPLYTPLDAPDAQYLDKLGFPGEYPFTRGIYPNMYRGRLWTMRQYAGFGTAEESNLRYRYLLEQGQTGLSVAFDLPTQMGYDSDAPEAQGEVGKVGVAIDTLKDMEILLDQIPLDRVSVSMTINAPAAILLLMVVAVAKRQGVDIRRLSGTIQNDILKEYAARGTYIFPPKPSMRLITDIFRWCSVHLPHWNTISISGYHIREAGSTAAQEVAFTLANGMEYVKAALEAGLAVDQFAPRLSFFFNAHMDFFEEIAKYRAARRLWAEIMRTRFGAQDPRSWQLRFHTQTAGSTLTAQQPDTNVVRVTLQALAAVLGGTQSLHTNAKDEALALPTEESARLALRTQQVIAYESGVTATVDPLGGSYYIEWLTDRIMQQALYYIDQIDQRGGAVAAIEAGYIQREIQDAAYRFQQKVETGEQVIVGVNRFRLEEPPPSQLMRVDEAIGRRQVEKLHQVKAARDPKRVTDALARLEQAASRPDAPLMEPLLEAVESYATLGEMVGVLKKHFGQYRPPVFI, encoded by the coding sequence ATGGACCAGCGCGAAACCTTGGAAAAGGCGTATCAAGCGTGGAAAGAACGGGTCCTGGAACCATTTGTACATAAGTCCGGAGGGGCGACCGATAACCGGGTTGAAACCGTATCGGAAATCCCGGTCAATCCCCTTTACACACCCCTCGACGCTCCGGATGCCCAGTATTTGGATAAACTGGGTTTTCCGGGAGAATATCCCTTTACCCGGGGCATCTATCCCAACATGTATCGTGGACGTCTCTGGACGATGCGCCAATACGCCGGGTTTGGGACGGCGGAAGAATCGAATCTCCGTTACCGATATTTGTTGGAGCAGGGGCAAACCGGACTCTCGGTGGCATTCGATTTGCCGACCCAGATGGGGTATGATTCGGATGCCCCGGAAGCCCAGGGGGAAGTCGGAAAAGTCGGGGTCGCCATCGACACGCTGAAAGACATGGAGATTTTGTTGGATCAGATCCCTTTGGATCGCGTCTCCGTCTCGATGACAATTAATGCGCCGGCGGCGATTCTTTTGCTCATGGTGGTGGCGGTGGCCAAACGACAGGGGGTCGATATCCGGCGGCTCAGCGGGACGATTCAAAATGACATCCTGAAAGAATATGCCGCCCGGGGGACCTACATTTTTCCGCCCAAACCCTCCATGCGCCTGATTACCGATATTTTTCGCTGGTGTTCGGTCCATTTACCGCATTGGAATACGATTAGTATTTCCGGCTATCACATTCGAGAAGCCGGTTCGACAGCTGCCCAAGAAGTGGCATTTACCTTGGCCAATGGCATGGAGTATGTAAAGGCGGCTCTCGAGGCCGGGTTGGCGGTGGACCAATTTGCCCCCCGTTTGTCTTTTTTCTTTAATGCCCATATGGACTTTTTTGAAGAAATTGCCAAGTACCGGGCCGCTCGGCGACTCTGGGCGGAGATTATGCGCACGCGTTTCGGTGCCCAGGATCCCCGGTCATGGCAATTACGGTTTCATACCCAGACGGCCGGGTCCACCCTGACCGCCCAACAGCCCGACACCAATGTGGTGCGAGTGACTTTGCAAGCGTTGGCCGCGGTCTTGGGCGGGACGCAGTCCCTTCATACCAACGCCAAAGACGAGGCATTGGCGCTGCCCACGGAAGAGTCGGCGCGGCTGGCGCTTCGCACCCAACAAGTGATTGCCTATGAAAGCGGCGTGACGGCTACCGTGGATCCGCTCGGGGGAAGCTATTATATCGAGTGGCTGACCGACCGGATTATGCAACAAGCGCTGTATTATATCGACCAAATTGACCAGCGGGGCGGGGCGGTCGCCGCCATTGAGGCCGGTTACATCCAACGGGAAATCCAAGATGCGGCATACCGGTTTCAACAAAAGGTGGAAACGGGCGAGCAGGTCATTGTGGGCGTGAATCGATTTCGTCTGGAAGAACCGCCCCCGAGTCAATTGATGCGGGTGGACGAGGCGATTGGCCGACGCCAAGTCGAGAAGTTGCATCAAGTGAAAGCGGCGCGCGACCCCAAGCGGGTGACCGATGCCTTGGCCCGCTTAGAGCAGGCGGCGAGCCGTCCGGATGCGCCCCTCATGGAACCGTTGCTTGAAGCGGTGGAATCGTATGCCACATTAGGCGAAATGGTCGGCGTGCTGAAAAAGCATTTTGGTCAGTACCGGCCCCCGGTATTTATCTAA
- a CDS encoding methylmalonyl-CoA epimerase (PFAM: Glyoxalase/Bleomycin resistance protein/Dioxygenase superfamily~TIGRFAM: methylmalonyl-CoA epimerase~InterPro IPR004360:IPR017515~KEGG: cwo:Cwoe_5865 methylmalonyl-CoA epimerase~PFAM: Glyoxalase/bleomycin resistance protein/dioxygenase~SPTR: Methylmalonyl-CoA epimerase;~TIGRFAM: Methylmalonyl-CoA epimerase): MLKLDHIGVAVTDLAQAIEAYQSLGLSLAHREVVERDAVEVAFLPFEGGRFELLAPHDETSPVARFLAKRGPGIHHVALAVDHLQAVLAQLKALGLTLIDQEPRPGAEGSQVAFIHPSAMGGVLVELVEHPNKEALRD; encoded by the coding sequence ATGCTCAAGCTGGATCATATCGGCGTGGCGGTCACCGATTTGGCCCAAGCCATTGAGGCCTACCAATCCCTGGGGTTGTCTCTAGCCCACCGCGAAGTCGTGGAACGGGACGCGGTCGAAGTGGCCTTTTTGCCGTTCGAGGGCGGACGCTTCGAACTCTTGGCGCCTCACGACGAAACGTCCCCGGTGGCCCGCTTTCTCGCGAAACGCGGCCCCGGTATTCATCATGTGGCGTTGGCGGTGGATCACTTGCAAGCCGTTTTGGCCCAATTAAAAGCCCTGGGATTGACGTTGATCGACCAAGAACCGCGTCCGGGCGCCGAGGGCTCGCAGGTGGCCTTTATTCACCCTTCGGCCATGGGGGGCGTCTTGGTGGAATTAGTGGAACATCCGAATAAGGAGGCTCTTCGTGACTGA
- a CDS encoding Propionyl-CoA carboxylase (PFAM: Carboxyl transferase domain~COGs: COG4799 Acetyl-CoA carboxylase carboxyltransferase component (subunits alpha and beta)~InterPro IPR000022~KEGG: tmr:Tmar_0857 propionyl-CoA carboxylase carboxyltransferase subunit~PFAM: Carboxyl transferase~PRIAM: Propionyl-CoA carboxylase~SPTR: Propionyl-CoA carboxylase carboxyltransferase subunit), translated as MTDPHQELQRRLREIEAMGGPQRIARQHQMGKWSARERLHYLLDPDTFEEIGAHVEHRGTLFGLDQVKAPADGVVTGFGRIHHRPVYVFAQDFTVLGGSLGEMHAAKIQKVQDLALKSGVPIIGLNDSGGARIQEGVDALSGYGEIFKRNTWASGVIPQITVIMGPSAGGAVYSPALTDVIIMVRKTSQMFITGPQVIQTVTGETVSAEELGGADTQLKRSGVAHFVADNDAEALDQVRHLLAYLPNNYREEPPVIDALDPLDRREPRLRELVPVDANKPYDVKQIIHTICDRDTFLEWQSGYADNLVIGLGRLGGHVIGVVANQPRVLAGTLDINASDKLARFVRFCDAFNIPVITLVDTPGYLPGTAQEFGGIIRHGAKVLYAYAEATVPKITVILRKAYGGAYLAMCSRSLGADLVMAWPTAEIAVMGPEGAANIIFRKDIEEADDPAQMRQQKAREYREQFANPYVAASHGYIDQVIDPADTRPKLARALMALYNKRDTRPDKRHGNMPV; from the coding sequence GTGACTGATCCGCATCAGGAGTTACAGCGCCGTCTTCGAGAAATTGAAGCGATGGGGGGACCCCAGCGTATCGCTCGGCAGCATCAGATGGGGAAGTGGAGTGCCCGGGAACGCCTGCATTACTTGTTGGACCCGGACACGTTTGAAGAAATCGGGGCGCATGTCGAGCACCGGGGAACGCTATTCGGATTGGATCAAGTCAAGGCTCCGGCCGACGGAGTCGTGACCGGGTTCGGCCGCATTCATCATCGCCCGGTCTATGTCTTTGCCCAAGATTTTACCGTGCTCGGCGGATCCTTGGGAGAAATGCATGCCGCCAAGATTCAAAAGGTCCAGGATTTGGCTCTCAAATCGGGGGTGCCGATTATTGGCCTTAACGACTCGGGCGGTGCACGCATTCAAGAAGGGGTCGACGCGCTGAGCGGTTACGGGGAAATTTTCAAGCGAAACACCTGGGCTTCCGGGGTGATCCCCCAAATCACCGTGATTATGGGTCCCAGCGCAGGCGGGGCGGTATATTCGCCGGCCCTGACCGACGTGATTATCATGGTGCGGAAAACGTCTCAAATGTTCATTACCGGTCCGCAAGTGATTCAAACCGTCACGGGAGAGACGGTATCGGCGGAGGAGCTAGGGGGGGCCGATACCCAGCTAAAGCGTTCGGGGGTCGCGCATTTTGTCGCCGACAATGATGCCGAGGCGCTGGATCAAGTGCGCCATCTCTTAGCGTACTTACCCAACAATTATCGGGAAGAGCCGCCCGTCATCGACGCGCTCGATCCCTTGGACCGGCGGGAGCCGCGCCTTCGGGAGTTGGTGCCGGTCGATGCCAATAAGCCTTATGATGTGAAACAGATTATCCACACGATTTGTGATCGCGACACCTTTTTGGAGTGGCAATCCGGGTATGCCGATAATTTGGTGATTGGACTCGGTCGACTGGGGGGCCATGTGATTGGCGTTGTCGCCAATCAACCGCGTGTGTTGGCCGGCACTTTGGATATTAACGCGTCGGACAAGTTGGCCCGATTCGTACGGTTTTGTGACGCGTTTAACATCCCGGTGATTACCTTGGTGGACACGCCCGGCTACTTACCCGGAACCGCCCAAGAATTTGGGGGAATCATTCGACACGGTGCCAAGGTCCTGTATGCGTATGCCGAGGCCACGGTTCCCAAAATCACCGTCATCTTGCGCAAGGCCTATGGGGGAGCCTATCTGGCCATGTGCAGCCGCTCGTTGGGAGCGGATCTGGTCATGGCTTGGCCGACCGCGGAGATTGCCGTCATGGGTCCGGAAGGTGCCGCCAATATTATTTTCCGGAAAGATATCGAGGAGGCCGACGACCCGGCTCAGATGCGCCAGCAAAAAGCCCGCGAATACCGCGAGCAATTTGCCAATCCGTATGTGGCGGCCAGTCATGGGTATATTGACCAGGTGATTGATCCGGCCGATACGCGGCCGAAATTGGCCCGGGCCTTGATGGCGCTTTACAATAAACGGGATACGCGGCCGGACAAGCGGCATGGGAATATGCCGGTTTAA
- a CDS encoding biotin carboxyl carrier protein (PFAM: Biotin-requiring enzyme~COGs: COG4770 Acetyl/propionyl-CoA carboxylase alpha subunit~InterPro IPR000089~KEGG: toc:Toce_1829 biotin/lipoyl attachment domain-containing protein~PFAM: Biotin/lipoyl attachment~SPTR: Biotin/lipoyl attachment domain-containing protein) has translation MGQVRKFRITVNGKVYEVEAEEVTGGPVTPPAPEKVAVAPSAPVADPVPAPPPARAFSGGSIAVEAPLPGAVLDVKVVEGQGVESGQVLVILEAMKMENEITAPRAGTVREVRVTKGATVNAGDVLVVLA, from the coding sequence GTGGGTCAGGTAAGAAAATTTCGGATTACGGTGAACGGAAAAGTCTATGAAGTGGAGGCCGAAGAGGTGACCGGCGGGCCGGTTACCCCTCCTGCGCCCGAAAAAGTGGCGGTAGCCCCGTCGGCACCTGTAGCCGATCCGGTTCCGGCTCCGCCTCCCGCCAGAGCCTTTTCCGGCGGGAGTATCGCGGTCGAGGCTCCCTTACCGGGTGCCGTCCTCGACGTGAAAGTCGTCGAAGGCCAGGGGGTCGAATCTGGGCAAGTGTTGGTGATTTTAGAGGCGATGAAAATGGAGAACGAAATTACCGCGCCCCGGGCGGGCACCGTTCGCGAGGTCCGGGTAACCAAGGGGGCCACGGTCAATGCCGGGGATGTCTTGGTGGTATTAGCCTAG
- a CDS encoding LmbE family protein (PFAM: GlcNAc-PI de-N-acetylase~COGs: COG2120 conserved hypothetical protein LmbE homologs~InterPro IPR003737~KEGG: ckn:Calkro_2308 LmbE family protein~PFAM: N-acetylglucosaminyl phosphatidylinositol deacetylase~SPTR: LmbE family protein), whose translation MTDIQSPVIVFAPHPDDETLGAGGLMAQAVASGADVHVVLMTSGDGFREDAARYYLSFDISPEEYIHMGYERQTEAVEALGHLGVPRDHVHFLGFPDGGLARLWLEAWSGTPWVSETTRVDQVPYITDVVEPSAPYVGARLLQLLIRLLTQIRPRLVVMPTTFDQHPDHWMTNVFATAAVREWETQAGLAEPLERWGYLVHWNAWPLPVAYRPHLAAEPPENLRQLDGLKWVELAVDAPQAEQKRQALMAYESQVELIKPFMLAFVRRSEIFLQESQWTETSRIVVPPPDRLAKLLGRVNPLKGAAWGRIGDHLEVIVDFDRPPTASMVLEVSLHGIGTGVHRVWRVTPEDAYSSVTGRQWRLSWPVSWYDGAPELLVGIQLKRGAQEVGRLPFRLWEGL comes from the coding sequence ATGACCGATATCCAGTCCCCCGTAATCGTGTTTGCGCCGCATCCGGATGATGAGACGTTGGGGGCGGGCGGCCTCATGGCTCAAGCGGTCGCCTCGGGAGCCGACGTGCATGTGGTGTTGATGACATCGGGTGACGGATTTCGCGAAGATGCGGCGCGCTATTATTTATCCTTTGATATTTCGCCGGAAGAGTACATTCATATGGGGTATGAACGCCAAACCGAAGCGGTAGAGGCTCTCGGCCATCTCGGGGTTCCGCGTGATCATGTCCATTTTCTCGGATTTCCGGATGGAGGGCTGGCCCGGCTATGGCTAGAGGCGTGGTCGGGCACGCCCTGGGTCAGCGAAACGACTCGGGTCGACCAAGTCCCCTATATTACCGATGTCGTGGAGCCGTCGGCACCGTATGTGGGTGCCCGGCTCCTCCAGTTATTAATCCGGTTATTGACCCAAATTCGGCCGCGCTTGGTGGTGATGCCGACGACATTTGATCAACATCCGGACCATTGGATGACGAATGTGTTTGCGACGGCGGCCGTGCGGGAGTGGGAAACCCAAGCGGGTCTAGCCGAACCTCTCGAACGATGGGGCTACTTGGTCCATTGGAATGCCTGGCCGTTACCGGTGGCTTACCGACCCCATTTGGCCGCCGAACCCCCGGAAAATCTTCGGCAACTGGATGGCCTCAAATGGGTTGAACTAGCGGTCGACGCCCCCCAAGCGGAGCAGAAGCGTCAGGCCCTTATGGCTTATGAGAGCCAAGTGGAATTGATTAAGCCCTTTATGCTAGCCTTTGTCCGTCGGAGTGAAATCTTTTTGCAAGAAAGTCAATGGACCGAGACGTCACGCATCGTGGTGCCGCCTCCCGACCGTCTCGCCAAATTGTTAGGACGGGTCAATCCCTTGAAAGGGGCGGCATGGGGCCGAATCGGCGACCATCTGGAGGTGATTGTCGACTTTGATCGTCCACCAACCGCCTCGATGGTTTTAGAGGTGTCCCTTCATGGAATCGGGACCGGCGTGCATCGGGTCTGGCGCGTAACGCCGGAGGACGCCTATTCGTCGGTGACCGGTCGTCAATGGCGGCTGAGCTGGCCTGTCTCATGGTATGATGGAGCCCCTGAGCTTTTGGTGGGAATCCAATTAAAGCGGGGCGCACAAGAGGTGGGACGGTTGCCTTTTCGGTTGTGGGAGGGGTTATAG
- a CDS encoding peptidase M55 D-aminopeptidase (PFAM: D-aminopeptidase~COGs: COG2362 D-aminopeptidase~InterPro IPR007035~KEGG: ttr:Tter_0351 peptidase M55 D-aminopeptidase~PFAM: Peptidase M55, D-aminopeptidase~SPTR: Peptidase M55 D-aminopeptidase) has product MKVWISVDMEGISGIVDREQLIPDHRLYQEGRQRMLDDLRAVTDRLLAASDVEEIWINDSHDGMVNVRQSDMPPRVYLISGGAKPFSMAEGAQWADLALFIGYHAKAGTQAAIMDHTYAGEIFDVTLNGQSVGETGLNAALLGAWGVPVGMVSGDDKVAAEAKALLPDVETAVVKWGISRRAARLLPPAEASAVLQQAVDRTLTKWREGRLKPWRITTPITLTVTLMTPEMADRGMYCPGAIRLDGRTVGFTLASMEDAFRSFYTVMASAGRPLY; this is encoded by the coding sequence ATGAAAGTATGGATTTCCGTTGATATGGAAGGGATTAGCGGGATTGTAGATCGAGAACAATTAATTCCGGATCATCGTCTGTACCAGGAAGGCCGGCAACGGATGCTGGACGATTTACGGGCGGTTACCGATCGCCTGTTGGCGGCGTCGGATGTGGAAGAAATTTGGATAAACGATTCGCATGACGGTATGGTCAATGTACGCCAGTCGGATATGCCGCCCCGGGTCTACCTCATTTCGGGCGGGGCCAAACCGTTCTCTATGGCGGAAGGTGCCCAATGGGCGGATTTGGCCTTATTTATCGGGTACCACGCCAAAGCCGGTACCCAAGCGGCCATTATGGATCATACCTACGCCGGCGAAATTTTCGATGTGACGCTCAATGGGCAATCGGTGGGCGAAACCGGGCTGAATGCGGCGTTACTCGGAGCGTGGGGCGTTCCGGTGGGGATGGTTAGCGGGGACGACAAGGTGGCGGCCGAGGCGAAAGCTTTGTTGCCCGACGTGGAGACGGCGGTCGTCAAATGGGGCATCAGTCGTCGGGCCGCTCGATTGTTGCCGCCCGCGGAAGCTTCGGCGGTGTTGCAACAGGCGGTCGATCGGACACTCACCAAGTGGCGGGAGGGACGGCTCAAGCCTTGGCGGATCACGACGCCCATTACCCTGACGGTAACGCTCATGACGCCGGAAATGGCGGACCGGGGCATGTATTGCCCCGGGGCCATCCGGCTCGACGGACGGACCGTGGGGTTTACCCTGGCATCGATGGAAGACGCGTTTCGGTCCTTTTACACCGTAATGGCCAGTGCCGGACGTCCGCTCTATTAG
- a CDS encoding hypothetical protein (KEGG: hau:Haur_0760 hypothetical protein~SPTR: Putative uncharacterized protein): protein MPDVRSIRRFWHDNAYLGAATLSTGLANWGYAVLLARHLGPIGYGDLIFLNNWISVGLLPLPAVTLWTIRHADVRVAPRRLWIVGALVGALEMAVYSLWSGHPRSIPVELVGLFSLAVPAYWGYAVAVGRLERARAYRRVAGLMMISGLGTVTAAFAAIHVPREVSLTVLGLMASALAWGLWGVAGYWIRPRVPAPFDSRAVRGGITVIAGFLGSLWSMGDAFLAKILLTPEAAGWYAGLNTVGQALPFVAGSLLTVMLTGVLDRPSERGAVIRRTQWLLAGITVVYGTLVVGLPHTVVVWALGPRFRPVAGWLPVYGAAMMAETWALYRLMLAILDQNRTIVLLALAGTMIWLGRLIITRHQFVGFVGVTVQTFGVTWAAMEGAAFFRRQKARHP, encoded by the coding sequence GTGCCGGACGTCCGCTCTATTAGGCGGTTTTGGCACGATAACGCCTATCTCGGCGCAGCCACCCTCAGTACCGGATTGGCCAATTGGGGGTATGCCGTTCTTTTGGCCCGTCACCTGGGGCCGATTGGTTACGGCGATCTCATATTTTTAAACAACTGGATATCGGTTGGCCTCTTGCCGCTGCCGGCGGTTACCTTATGGACTATTCGTCATGCGGATGTCCGCGTTGCGCCGCGACGCCTTTGGATCGTCGGGGCATTGGTGGGGGCTTTGGAGATGGCCGTCTATTCGCTGTGGTCGGGGCACCCGAGGTCGATTCCGGTCGAGCTGGTCGGCCTCTTTAGCCTGGCGGTGCCGGCGTATTGGGGCTATGCCGTAGCCGTGGGCCGATTGGAACGAGCTCGCGCCTATCGTCGGGTCGCCGGGTTGATGATGATAAGCGGACTGGGGACCGTGACAGCGGCCTTCGCGGCTATTCACGTGCCCCGTGAGGTCTCGTTGACGGTGCTTGGGCTGATGGCCAGCGCCCTGGCCTGGGGACTTTGGGGTGTCGCCGGGTATTGGATCCGACCGCGGGTCCCGGCGCCTTTCGATTCCCGGGCGGTCCGGGGAGGCATCACCGTGATCGCCGGATTTTTAGGATCGCTGTGGAGCATGGGCGATGCATTCCTGGCGAAAATCCTGCTGACCCCGGAGGCCGCCGGCTGGTATGCCGGATTGAATACGGTCGGGCAGGCCTTGCCTTTTGTGGCGGGGAGTCTCTTGACGGTCATGTTGACCGGCGTACTGGATCGGCCGTCGGAGCGTGGGGCGGTTATCCGCCGGACCCAATGGCTCTTGGCCGGTATCACCGTCGTCTATGGGACCTTGGTGGTCGGATTGCCGCATACGGTCGTCGTATGGGCGTTAGGCCCCCGATTTCGGCCGGTGGCCGGTTGGCTCCCGGTTTATGGGGCGGCCATGATGGCGGAGACGTGGGCGCTTTATCGACTGATGCTGGCGATTTTGGACCAAAACCGGACGATAGTTCTCTTGGCCCTAGCGGGCACGATGATATGGCTGGGTCGGCTGATCATCACGCGGCATCAATTCGTCGGATTTGTCGGGGTCACGGTGCAAACGTTTGGCGTTACGTGGGCGGCGATGGAGGGAGCCGCGTTTTTTCGGCGGCAAAAAGCCCGGCACCCCTGA